Sequence from the Bremerella volcania genome:
ATTTGGGCGCCGAAGTCGCTTTTTCGCCGGAAGCTAACCAGGCTTGTCAGACCTATCGGAAGTGGGAAAGCATGCGGTCGGACCGTGGAGGCCTGACGTCTTTTCTGCTTTGCGTGTTGGCGCATATGACCACCCAAGAACAACGCGAGTGGCCTGCATTTGATGTAAAAGAGGCAATTAAGAGCCTCGAGCAGTCGCTGGCCAACGTGCTTTCCACCCACGATACGGACGCTTTGTCTCTCCCGGGAGAACTGGCCTGGGCCGAGGACCTCACGCGGCAAGCTCGGCTGGCAGGTCTGGATCATGCCAGCCCCTTCGAGGGTGAGCCTGACTACGACCTTTTGGTGGAAGAACTATCGCGAGCGCTACATCGTACCGACGGCCATGCCATGCTGGTTGGGGAGCGTGGCGTGGGGCAATCGGCCATCGTAAGCGAACTGGCCCGACGCGCTACCCAAGGCCAGCTTCCCGTGATGAAGGACAAACGATTTCTTTGGATCGATGCCCGCCATACGCCGCCAGAGCAAAGCGGGGCGCGGCTTGAATCCCTTCTCGCCTCAGCCGCGGACGAGCCATCGCTGGTTCTGTGCGTGGAAGGTTTGGGCAAGCTGCTGCGTGGCGAGCAGGGGACCCATCATCGGTCTCTATTGCTACGCGGCCTGGTAGGCATAAAGGCTAAATTGTTGGGCCTATTGAGCCCGGAAGAGTTCGAGGAACTAGCAGCCGACGATGCCGAACTGCGGGAACGATTCACGGTTATCAGGGCGTTCGAACCGGAATCGGAAACGGCAGTACGGCTCGTCGGCTGCTACGGCGGGGGGCTGGAAGCAACCTACGCTTTGAAGATCGAACCAGAGGCAATACGCGAAGCAGTGCGGCTCTCCCGTGACTACATCCTGCATCAGCGGCTACCAGGCAAAGCGGTCAAGATCCTACGCGAGGCATGCGAGCAGCGTGCGTTCGAGCAAATCCAATACGGGGAAACGAACTGCGTGATTGCCGTCGACGACGTGGTCGAGGCTGTGTCGCAAGCGAGCGGTGTTCCCGCTGAGACGCTTCGCGGGGTAGCCGAGCAAGGAGATTACACCGAGAGTCTGGCCGAGGAGATCTTCGGACAGTCGCATGCCGTGCGGGAAATCGCGGATGAATTGGGTCTGATCAAAGCAGGCTTGACGGATCCAGGTAAGCCTGCGTCGGTGATGTTGTTCGTCGGCCAGACTGGTACCGGCAAGACGGAGATGGCCAAGGCACTGGCGCGTTTTTATTCTCGCTCGAAACGGCTGCGAACCTATACCCTGGGCAACTTCGTCGAGCCCCACAGCGTGGCCAGTATCATCGGCGTGCCGCCGGGGTACGTTGGGCACGAACAAGGGGGCCGCATCGTGTCCGATCTGATGTCCGATCCCTACTGCGTGTTTCTTCTCGATGAAGCGGACAAAGCCCATCCCGACGTGCTGCAACCTTTTCTGAACCTGTTTGACGAGGGATGGGTACAAGACCAGCGCGGCGTGAAGGCCTACGGCGACAAGGCAATTTTCATTCTCACCACGAATGTCGGACAACGCATGCTCGCCGACATGGCCCGACAAGGGAAGACTCCCGAGGAAATGGCGGCTCGGATGAAGGAATCGTTGGCACAAATTCGTCATGGCAAGTCGAATCGCCCGGTTTTTGCCCCGGAGTTCCTGGCTCGAATCAAGCGGGTCATCGTCTTCCGGCCGCTTGACAAAGAAGCCATGTGGGGGATCACGGACAAGTTGATTCGCAAGATTCAAACCCGTTGGCGTGAGAACCGGCGAAAGGAACTGATTGTGCCGGACGTATTGGTCGACTCCATTGCCGAGATGGCACACCAACAGAACGAGAAGGCACAAGGACGCGAAGGAGGACGGATCGTTCGCAAGCTGCTTGCGGAGTATGTCGAAACGCCCGTTCAGCGCGCCGTCTCGAAGATGCCCGAGGTCTACCAGAATAGCGAATCCGTCATTCTGGATGCGACCATTGCGAAAGACAGTGAAGATGAAACCGCTGTTCCTCAGATTGCGGTTCGCTTTGGTGGGACAAAAGAACCAGTCGAAAAGAAGGTGGAACATGCCCTGTAAACACGACTCTACCTCCAGCTGCCCATGGTGCCGCCCGCAACTGTCACTTTGCATGATTGTGCGAGACGCCGCACGAACGCTGGAACCATGTCTGGAAAGTATTCGTCCTTGGGTGGATGAGATCGTCATCGTCGATACTGGCTCGGTGGACCAAACGCTCGAAATTGCCGAACGTTATCAAGCCAGGGTTTTTCATTTTCCCTGGTGCGATGACTTCTCAGCAGCACGCAATGAATCTCTCCGCTACGCAAGCGGTGAATGGATCTTTTGGATGGATGCCGACGATACAATCGATGCGGCCAACGGACACAAACTGCGGGGACTCGTTGATCAAGATCATCATGAAAACACGCTGGGGTACGTGGTCCAAGTGCATTGTCCCGCGACAGGCGAAGGCCAGGACTTCACCGCGGTTGACCATGTAAAGCTCATTCGCAATCGGCCCGATCTGCGGTTTGAGGGACGCATCCATGAACAGATTCTTTCCGCTATCCGCAATGCCGGTGGCGATACGGCATGGACCGACATCTTCGTTACGCACTCAGGCAGCGATCAATCTGCCGAGGGGCGGCGTAAAAAGCACGAACGCGATTTGCGGATTCTCCATCTGGACCATCAGGAACGTCCCGAGCATCCGTTCGTGCTATTTAATTTAGGTATGACCTACGCCGATATGGAGCAGTATGAAAAGGCCGTTGATTGGCTCCAGCAAAGCATAGCACGAGCCCAACCGCCCGAGTCGCACTTGAGAAAAGCATACGCGCTACTCGCGTCTAGCCTGTATCAGTTGGGTAGAAAGGCGGAAGCAAAAGATGTCTGCGAACGTGGTTTGAAAGTGGCAAGCAACGATCCGGAATTACTATTTCGCAAAGCAATGCTTGCCCATGAGGCGGGAAGCTTAGAGGAAGCAGAAGCCGCCTATCGCCAGGCACTCAAGCCCTCGGTCGAGCGTCACTTCGCGAGTATCGACATGGGGATCATCGGTGCGAAGGCCCGGCATAATCTAGCGTGCGTCTATGCCGACATGAATCGAGATGACTTGGCAGAAATACAGTATAGGCGTGCAGTACGCACCAAGCGTTGCACCGCGTCTGGTCCCGTTCTGATAGCGTCCTTAATTCGCCAGAGGAAATTTACATCCGCCGAGTTGGAACTCGAGTGGCTTGAGCAGAACTCGCTTGAAGTTTGGCAGGTATTGCTGCTTCGTTCTCAACTTCACGAGGCCCAGGGGAGTCTGACGAAAGCGCGTGACCTCTTAACGGAGGCGACCAGTAGGTTCTCTGACAAACCGGACGTGTGGGAAGCATTGGCGAGATTTCTTTTTGAACGTGACGAACTCGATCAGGCGGTCGAGCCACTTTCAGAGCTGGTTGATCTCGAGCCGCACAATGCAGCTGCGTGGCACAATCTTGGTATCGCCAAACTGCGAGGCGGTGATCTTCCAGGGGCTCAGGCTGCTTTGCGAGTATCGCTCGATTTGCGTCCGGAGTCGAACTCCACGAGGGAGGCCTTGCAGGAGGCCAGTCAGGTTGTCCGCGAGCAAGTTGCAATTTAAGAAGCGTCGCTTCTTCTCTCGCAATCTTAATCAATGGATCGAACAGAATGCTTTAGGAGTAAATCACATGATTTCGGGTGTCGTCCTGGCTCGGAACGAGGAAATTAACATCGTCGGCTGTCTGCAAGCCCTTCAACCACACGTTGACGAGATCTTACTAATTGATATGGAGAGTACGGATCGCACAGTAGAGCTTGCGACGCCCTATGTTCAGAGCGTGCTGAGGCATCGTCTTGTACGCAATTTTGATGGCGCCCGTAACATCGCGATCGACAAAGCCAGAAACGCGTGGCTGTGGTTTGTCGATGCGGATGAGCGAATTCCTCAAGCGACAGGAAAACTGGTTTGCGAAGCAATACGGACCCATGGAAGTGAGTACGAAGCGATCTCAATTCCATTTAAATCGTATTGTGGCCGACAATGGATGAAGCATTGCGGCTGGTGGCCAGGCTACACAGGGCCGCGCGTTCTCAAACGTGGACACTTTCGTTTTGCTGATAGGGTCCATGGTGGGGTCCACCTTGAGGGACGCGAACTTCGCGTCGCACCCAATCCTCAACTCGGAGTCGATCACTACGGCATTCGTTCCATAGAGCACTATGCCGACAAGGTGAATCGGTACTCATCCGCGGAAGCGGAGAACCTGGCTCAAGCAGGAGCGACATGGAATTGGAGGGCCGCAATCGCCGAAATGATGAGGGAGATTTGGCAGACATATGAATGGAATCCTGGCAACCTAGATGGAGAGTGGGGATGGGTCGCCGCCTGGATGTCAGGTCAATATCGTTGGCAGGCACAAAGCAAACTACTCGATCTCAACTCAAGTGATTTGACAGGTTCCAATCCAACTGCCGTTCCCGCAGATTTAGACGACGTCATCGCCTGCATGGAGGATTCCTTGGCCCAACTCCGGAAATCAAGTCCTACTCTTCCGTTGGGGGTAGTATGGAAAGCGGACGTTGCTGGTGTCAACGGTTATTCGGAGGAGGCGCGGACGTTTCTGCACGCAATGGCATATGGATCTAGACCCTTGGCATTGGAATCACCCCTTCGCTGCCACGGTAAAGACGCCGGCGTGGATCGGGACGACCAAGCTCTATTCCGGGCGTTGCGAAATGCTCGAAGGCCGCGACATAGTTTGACAGTCACTCATTCGCTTCCCGGCGCCATTGAGCCTGATGCTCGATCATCGGTCAATGCCTTAAGAACAATGATCGAAACGGATCGTGTGCCCGCATCATGGATTCCCCATATCCAAAAATTTGATCAAGTATGGGTACCATCGCAGCATTCCGCCGATGCCTTCCGGCGAAGTTGGATAGCACC
This genomic interval carries:
- a CDS encoding AAA family ATPase, with translation MENCKNPFLVEGVSDPIVRRTLRAAVDYAGGSICPGDLLAAVLLQADSELQQLLASSMVAPARVEDLIALAVDRVTDSPKRDLGAEVAFSPEANQACQTYRKWESMRSDRGGLTSFLLCVLAHMTTQEQREWPAFDVKEAIKSLEQSLANVLSTHDTDALSLPGELAWAEDLTRQARLAGLDHASPFEGEPDYDLLVEELSRALHRTDGHAMLVGERGVGQSAIVSELARRATQGQLPVMKDKRFLWIDARHTPPEQSGARLESLLASAADEPSLVLCVEGLGKLLRGEQGTHHRSLLLRGLVGIKAKLLGLLSPEEFEELAADDAELRERFTVIRAFEPESETAVRLVGCYGGGLEATYALKIEPEAIREAVRLSRDYILHQRLPGKAVKILREACEQRAFEQIQYGETNCVIAVDDVVEAVSQASGVPAETLRGVAEQGDYTESLAEEIFGQSHAVREIADELGLIKAGLTDPGKPASVMLFVGQTGTGKTEMAKALARFYSRSKRLRTYTLGNFVEPHSVASIIGVPPGYVGHEQGGRIVSDLMSDPYCVFLLDEADKAHPDVLQPFLNLFDEGWVQDQRGVKAYGDKAIFILTTNVGQRMLADMARQGKTPEEMAARMKESLAQIRHGKSNRPVFAPEFLARIKRVIVFRPLDKEAMWGITDKLIRKIQTRWRENRRKELIVPDVLVDSIAEMAHQQNEKAQGREGGRIVRKLLAEYVETPVQRAVSKMPEVYQNSESVILDATIAKDSEDETAVPQIAVRFGGTKEPVEKKVEHAL
- a CDS encoding TPR domain-containing glycosyltransferase: MIVRDAARTLEPCLESIRPWVDEIVIVDTGSVDQTLEIAERYQARVFHFPWCDDFSAARNESLRYASGEWIFWMDADDTIDAANGHKLRGLVDQDHHENTLGYVVQVHCPATGEGQDFTAVDHVKLIRNRPDLRFEGRIHEQILSAIRNAGGDTAWTDIFVTHSGSDQSAEGRRKKHERDLRILHLDHQERPEHPFVLFNLGMTYADMEQYEKAVDWLQQSIARAQPPESHLRKAYALLASSLYQLGRKAEAKDVCERGLKVASNDPELLFRKAMLAHEAGSLEEAEAAYRQALKPSVERHFASIDMGIIGAKARHNLACVYADMNRDDLAEIQYRRAVRTKRCTASGPVLIASLIRQRKFTSAELELEWLEQNSLEVWQVLLLRSQLHEAQGSLTKARDLLTEATSRFSDKPDVWEALARFLFERDELDQAVEPLSELVDLEPHNAAAWHNLGIAKLRGGDLPGAQAALRVSLDLRPESNSTREALQEASQVVREQVAI